In a genomic window of Halalkalicoccus sp. CG83:
- a CDS encoding inositol monophosphatase family protein yields MDDLTHRSEVAERAARAGGDLALDRFRTDIPVETKDGKTDVVTQADRDAQSHVIEVIREEFPDDTIVGEEDGVEPSSTDHASGQSPRAEEALKEVPEEGPAWVIDPIDGTANYVRGIPIWATSVAAVIDGEPVAATNAMPALEDCYVADGEETRLNGEAISVSERGDPKTCMVSPTLWWDFEQRGEFAAAVRAIIERFGDMRRFGCAQGTLNMIADGGLDGAMSDVRPNPWDTVAGIHLVRKAGGRATDLEGERWRHDSEGLVVSNGTVHEAVLEAIRAVRR; encoded by the coding sequence ATGGACGACCTCACGCACCGTAGCGAGGTGGCCGAACGTGCCGCCCGCGCCGGGGGCGACCTCGCGCTCGATCGGTTCCGCACCGACATCCCCGTCGAGACCAAGGACGGGAAGACCGACGTCGTCACCCAGGCGGATCGGGACGCACAGAGCCACGTGATCGAGGTGATCCGCGAGGAGTTTCCCGACGACACGATCGTTGGCGAGGAAGACGGCGTGGAGCCGAGCTCCACGGACCATGCGAGCGGGCAGAGCCCGCGAGCAGAGGAGGCGCTGAAGGAGGTCCCCGAGGAGGGCCCCGCCTGGGTGATCGATCCGATCGACGGCACCGCGAACTACGTCCGCGGGATCCCGATCTGGGCGACCAGCGTCGCGGCCGTGATCGACGGCGAGCCGGTCGCGGCGACCAACGCGATGCCGGCGCTCGAGGACTGCTACGTCGCCGACGGCGAGGAGACGCGGCTGAACGGCGAGGCGATCTCGGTGAGCGAGCGCGGGGACCCCAAGACCTGTATGGTCTCGCCGACGCTCTGGTGGGACTTCGAGCAGCGCGGGGAGTTCGCCGCCGCGGTGCGGGCGATCATCGAGCGCTTCGGCGACATGCGTCGGTTCGGCTGTGCACAGGGGACGCTGAACATGATCGCCGACGGCGGCCTCGACGGGGCGATGAGCGACGTCCGGCCCAACCCCTGGGACACCGTCGCCGGGATCCACCTCGTTCGCAAGGCGGGCGGACGGGCCACCGATCTCGAGGGCGAGCGCTGGCGCCACGACAGCGAGGGGCTGGTCGTCTCGAACGGAACCGTCCACGAAGCGGTGCTCGAAGCGATCCGCGCCGTTCGCCGCTGA
- the pyrF gene encoding orotidine-5'-phosphate decarboxylase — protein sequence MQFFERLRDRIETTGSIVSVGLDPDLDRLPERMHDHDLPRWAFNRRIIDATHEHAAAYKPNAAFYEDPDGWRSLVETIAYARGKDVPVILDAKRADIGNTTRQYARLLDQADAITVNPYMGRDSLEPFLQREGAGVFVLCRTSNPGGADLQDLELASGERVYERVAALADLWNANDNVGLVVGATAPQELESLRESVPDLPFLVPGVGAQGGDAEAAVEFGLADGVGLVNSTRGIIFAGEYGSPSSRTPSGNAGEDHEAFDKAAGEAAKRLKRRLNEHR from the coding sequence ATGCAGTTCTTCGAGCGGCTGCGCGACCGGATCGAGACGACGGGGAGCATCGTCTCCGTCGGGCTCGATCCCGACCTCGATCGCCTCCCCGAACGCATGCACGACCACGACCTCCCGCGATGGGCGTTCAACCGTCGCATCATCGACGCGACCCACGAGCACGCCGCGGCTTACAAGCCCAACGCGGCGTTCTACGAGGACCCCGATGGTTGGCGTTCGCTGGTCGAGACGATCGCCTATGCCAGGGGCAAGGACGTCCCCGTCATCCTCGACGCCAAGCGCGCCGACATCGGCAACACGACCCGCCAGTACGCACGGCTGCTCGATCAGGCGGACGCCATTACGGTCAACCCCTACATGGGCCGAGACTCCCTCGAGCCGTTCCTCCAGCGTGAGGGGGCCGGCGTGTTCGTGCTCTGTCGCACCTCGAACCCGGGCGGTGCGGACCTCCAGGATCTCGAACTCGCCTCGGGCGAGCGCGTCTACGAGCGGGTGGCCGCCCTCGCGGACCTGTGGAACGCGAACGACAACGTCGGGCTCGTCGTCGGCGCGACCGCGCCCCAGGAGCTCGAATCCCTTCGAGAGAGCGTGCCCGACCTGCCATTCCTCGTTCCGGGGGTGGGCGCCCAGGGCGGGGACGCCGAGGCCGCCGTCGAGTTCGGGCTCGCGGACGGGGTCGGTCTCGTCAACTCCACGCGGGGGATCATCTTCGCCGGCGAGTACGGCTCGCCGAGCTCCCGGACGCCGTCCGGGAACGCGGGCGAGGACCACGAGGCGTTCGACAAGGCCGCCGGCGAGGCCGCGAAACGGCTGAAACGGCGGCTGAACGAGCATCGGTAG
- a CDS encoding HAD family hydrolase: protein MALSAVVFDLDYTLAVVRRDRATLLAEAAATADVPVDFSREEYGAAHQRAHAHETRAPIFADLLGGNDDGEALAEAYRTAIADDLEPIDDAETLIADLRERYKVGLLTNGPVLAQRDKLATLGWEGLFDAAVITGELEAGKPDRGAFEAILDALDVAPERAVYVGDSIEADVVGASEAGLFVVQVCYPGGPDPDPRADVHVDRAALTERLPAIVRELD, encoded by the coding sequence ATGGCACTCAGTGCGGTCGTGTTCGACCTCGACTACACCCTCGCGGTGGTCCGACGCGACCGAGCCACCCTGCTCGCCGAGGCCGCCGCGACGGCCGACGTCCCCGTCGACTTCTCGCGCGAGGAGTACGGCGCGGCTCACCAGCGAGCCCACGCCCACGAGACCCGCGCGCCCATCTTCGCGGACCTGCTCGGCGGGAACGACGACGGGGAGGCCCTCGCGGAGGCCTACCGAACGGCGATCGCCGACGACCTCGAACCGATCGACGACGCCGAGACGCTGATCGCCGACCTGCGCGAGCGCTACAAGGTCGGCCTCCTCACCAACGGTCCGGTGCTCGCCCAGCGCGATAAGCTCGCGACGCTCGGCTGGGAGGGGCTGTTCGACGCCGCGGTGATCACCGGTGAACTCGAGGCCGGAAAGCCCGATCGCGGTGCGTTCGAGGCGATACTCGACGCGCTCGACGTCGCTCCGGAGCGGGCGGTCTACGTCGGCGACAGCATCGAGGCCGACGTCGTCGGCGCGTCGGAGGCGGGGCTGTTCGTGGTTCAGGTCTGCTATCCGGGCGGGCCCGACCCCGACCCCCGGGCCGACGTCCACGTTGATCGCGCCGCCCTCACGGAACGGCTTCCCGCCATCGTCCGCGAGCTCGATTAG
- a CDS encoding DUF2240 family protein: MSLRVAVAAPFQGTGTHRMEESAFVVALSLDRDWFSPDQAKRLINVAVGEGLLERTDAGLEASFAVESVEIPEGFSPDEELLAERSPFERLLDTIVAEGIERRVAVARINELQRRLGVTIEVAAVVLARREGVDVERELPAVRETLTSDRGR, from the coding sequence ATGAGTCTGCGGGTCGCCGTCGCCGCGCCGTTCCAGGGTACGGGCACGCATCGGATGGAGGAGAGCGCGTTCGTCGTCGCCCTCTCGCTCGATCGGGACTGGTTCTCGCCGGATCAGGCCAAACGCCTGATCAACGTCGCGGTCGGAGAGGGGTTGCTCGAGCGAACCGACGCGGGACTCGAGGCCTCCTTCGCCGTCGAGTCCGTCGAGATCCCCGAGGGGTTCTCGCCGGACGAGGAGCTGCTGGCGGAGCGTTCGCCGTTCGAGCGGCTGCTGGACACGATCGTCGCCGAGGGGATCGAGAGACGGGTCGCGGTCGCGCGGATCAACGAGCTCCAGCGTCGCCTCGGCGTGACGATCGAGGTCGCGGCCGTCGTCCTCGCCCGGCGCGAGGGGGTCGACGTCGAGCGGGAGCTCCCGGCCGTTCGCGAGACGCTGACGAGCGACCGTGGAAGGTAA
- a CDS encoding 30S ribosomal protein S8e: MKDHGRSTRKRTGGRLRPMKKRKKHQIGRQPTETQVGDRKFKTVDARGNTRKVRVIATDVANVSADGEVVSSEIRDVVENAANPNYVRRNIITKGAVIETGEGRARVTSRPGQDGQVNAVLLDE, from the coding sequence ATGAAGGACCACGGCCGTTCGACCCGGAAGCGAACCGGCGGGCGACTGCGCCCGATGAAGAAGCGAAAGAAACACCAGATCGGTCGCCAGCCCACCGAGACCCAGGTCGGCGATCGGAAGTTCAAGACCGTCGACGCGCGGGGCAACACCCGAAAGGTCCGTGTGATCGCTACCGACGTCGCGAACGTCTCCGCCGACGGCGAGGTCGTCAGCAGCGAGATCCGCGACGTCGTCGAGAACGCCGCCAACCCCAACTACGTCCGACGAAACATCATCACGAAGGGCGCAGTCATCGAGACCGGCGAGGGCCGCGCGCGCGTCACCTCTCGTCCCGGCCAGGACGGGCAGGTCAACGCCGTTCTCCTCGACGAGTAA
- a CDS encoding PhoU domain-containing protein codes for MDTRKVQITGGSTFTVSIPKEWALENGIEAGTEVSFHPEGESLLLTPRRGDEPVEGTLDIADLDGRDLTRAVVTMYVSGFDVIHLETDRVSAGQRRSVRDATQGLVGLEVVEETGDRIVLQDLLDSGQLSVHNAVTRMRLIATTMLADAVSALIDDDDDLATGVIERDDDVDRLWFMVSRVFRSTLRNPGAAAEIGLGRETCFDYHSSARQLERIADHSAKIAQIALDLGTVPEEVTEALSALHEDAVAIVERAMDAFLEDDGDRATRLANQAREEVEAIDEHTRTVDERIRSLDDAHQAQFLGLVVDSLSRTADYGGNIAETALQRAAPRP; via the coding sequence ATGGACACGCGAAAGGTGCAGATCACCGGCGGGTCGACGTTCACCGTCTCGATCCCCAAGGAGTGGGCGCTCGAGAACGGGATCGAGGCCGGAACCGAGGTCAGCTTCCACCCCGAGGGCGAGTCGTTGTTGCTCACGCCGCGCCGCGGCGACGAGCCCGTCGAGGGGACGCTCGACATCGCCGACCTCGACGGCCGGGATCTGACCCGTGCGGTCGTGACGATGTACGTGAGCGGGTTCGACGTCATCCACCTGGAGACGGACCGGGTCAGCGCCGGGCAACGCCGGAGCGTCCGTGACGCCACCCAGGGGCTCGTGGGACTGGAGGTGGTCGAGGAGACCGGCGACCGCATCGTCCTCCAGGACCTGCTCGACTCCGGCCAGCTCTCGGTGCACAACGCCGTCACCCGGATGCGCCTGATCGCGACAACGATGCTCGCCGACGCCGTCTCCGCGCTGATCGACGACGACGACGACCTCGCGACCGGCGTGATCGAGCGTGACGACGACGTCGACCGGCTCTGGTTCATGGTCTCGCGGGTGTTCCGCTCGACCCTGCGAAACCCGGGCGCCGCGGCGGAGATCGGTCTCGGCCGCGAGACGTGTTTCGACTACCACTCGAGCGCCCGCCAGCTCGAACGCATCGCCGACCACTCGGCGAAGATCGCCCAGATCGCGCTCGACCTCGGGACGGTGCCCGAGGAGGTCACGGAGGCGCTCTCGGCGCTCCACGAGGACGCGGTCGCCATCGTGGAGCGGGCGATGGACGCCTTCCTCGAGGACGACGGGGACCGTGCGACGCGGCTCGCGAACCAGGCCCGCGAGGAGGTCGAGGCGATCGACGAGCACACCCGGACCGTCGACGAGCGCATCCGCTCCCTCGACGACGCCCATCAGGCGCAGTTCCTCGGACTGGTGGTCGACTCGCTCTCGCGGACGGCGGACTACGGCGGCAACATCGCCGAGACCGCGCTCCAGCGGGCCGCACCGAGACCGTAA
- a CDS encoding PstS family phosphate ABC transporter substrate-binding protein → MWSDRSWWPTGSVSRRDVLAATGTAGAVGLTGCTRALSSEEREVNIAGSSTVFPIAEAIASDFVQRNPEVNVSVSQTGSGGGFSNFFCPGMTDLNNASRPIADEERSQCATNGVEPIEFTVGTDALTVVVNPEADWVDCVTIDELREIWRVGGAERWSDVREEWPDEEFELYGADTVSGTFDYFRETVIGEEENHRNDYSATEKDRTIVRGVQGSPYSMGYFGFSYYSENPDSIKALAIDDGEGCIEPTLETAKSGEYRPLSRPLFTYAAKAELADSAVREFLRFFIEQAATDLVSDVGYVPITEEERDENLARLDEAIEDVT, encoded by the coding sequence ATGTGGTCAGACAGGTCGTGGTGGCCGACCGGTTCCGTCTCTAGACGCGACGTCCTGGCCGCGACCGGCACGGCGGGCGCCGTCGGTCTAACCGGCTGTACCCGGGCGCTCAGCAGCGAGGAACGTGAGGTGAACATCGCCGGAAGCAGCACCGTCTTCCCAATCGCGGAGGCGATCGCCTCCGATTTCGTCCAGCGGAACCCCGAAGTGAACGTCTCGGTCAGCCAGACCGGCAGCGGCGGGGGGTTCTCGAACTTCTTCTGCCCGGGGATGACCGACCTCAACAACGCCAGCCGCCCCATCGCGGACGAGGAACGCTCCCAGTGTGCGACCAACGGCGTCGAGCCGATCGAGTTCACCGTCGGCACCGACGCGTTGACCGTGGTCGTGAATCCCGAGGCCGACTGGGTCGACTGCGTGACCATCGACGAGCTCAGGGAGATCTGGCGGGTTGGCGGCGCCGAGCGCTGGAGCGACGTCCGCGAGGAGTGGCCCGACGAGGAGTTCGAACTCTACGGTGCCGACACGGTCAGCGGCACCTTCGACTACTTCCGCGAGACCGTCATCGGCGAGGAGGAGAACCACCGCAACGACTACTCGGCGACCGAGAAGGACCGGACGATCGTTCGGGGCGTTCAGGGATCGCCGTACTCGATGGGCTACTTCGGCTTCTCGTACTACAGCGAGAACCCCGACTCGATCAAGGCGCTCGCCATCGACGACGGCGAGGGCTGTATCGAACCCACGCTCGAGACCGCGAAGAGCGGCGAGTATCGCCCCCTCTCGCGGCCGCTGTTCACCTACGCCGCGAAGGCCGAGCTCGCGGACTCCGCCGTTCGGGAGTTCCTTCGCTTCTTCATCGAACAGGCCGCGACCGACCTCGTCTCGGACGTCGGGTACGTCCCGATCACCGAGGAGGAGCGCGACGAGAACCTCGCCCGTCTCGACGAGGCCATCGAGGACGTGACATGA
- the pstC gene encoding phosphate ABC transporter permease subunit PstC, which translates to MSDATTPDLTRKGGQNTRELAYRIGFFTCALLSVLTTLAIVLTLLGDAATFFSEVSPVEFLTGTTWSPANDPVNFGVLPLITGTLVITFGAAVIALPVGLLTAIYLSEYASDRARSALKPAIEVLAGVPTVVYGYFALVYITPALSVVFPTISTFNALSASIIVGIMIIPMVSSISEDAMSAVPDSLREASYGLGATRFTVSTSVVVPASVSGIASSYILALSRAIGETMAVTIAAGNTPRLVDLTDPAGIFLNSIQTMTAAMVQLGASDVTGQSIAYRSLFAVGLALFVITFAMNLISEWVASRYREVYR; encoded by the coding sequence ATGAGCGACGCCACGACGCCCGATCTGACCCGCAAGGGGGGACAGAACACGCGGGAACTCGCCTATCGGATCGGCTTTTTCACCTGTGCGTTGCTGTCCGTACTCACCACGCTCGCCATCGTCCTCACGCTACTGGGCGACGCAGCGACCTTCTTCTCGGAGGTGTCGCCGGTCGAGTTCCTCACCGGAACGACCTGGAGTCCCGCTAACGATCCCGTCAACTTCGGCGTGCTCCCGCTGATCACCGGAACGCTCGTCATCACGTTCGGCGCCGCCGTGATCGCGCTGCCGGTCGGGCTCCTGACGGCCATCTACCTCAGCGAGTACGCCAGCGATCGCGCCCGGTCGGCGTTGAAGCCGGCGATCGAGGTGCTCGCCGGCGTGCCGACGGTCGTCTACGGCTACTTCGCGCTGGTGTACATCACGCCGGCGTTGAGCGTCGTCTTCCCGACGATCAGCACGTTCAACGCGCTCTCGGCCTCCATCATCGTCGGCATCATGATCATCCCGATGGTCTCCTCGATCAGCGAGGACGCCATGAGCGCGGTTCCCGACTCGCTTCGGGAGGCGAGCTACGGCCTGGGCGCGACGCGCTTTACCGTCTCGACGAGCGTCGTCGTCCCCGCGTCGGTCTCGGGCATCGCCTCCTCGTACATCCTCGCGCTCAGCCGGGCAATCGGCGAGACGATGGCCGTCACCATCGCGGCGGGGAACACACCCCGACTGGTCGACCTCACCGACCCCGCGGGGATCTTCCTCAACTCGATCCAGACGATGACCGCAGCGATGGTCCAGCTCGGCGCGAGCGACGTGACCGGCCAGTCGATCGCCTACCGGAGCCTCTTCGCGGTCGGGCTCGCGCTGTTCGTCATCACGTTCGCCATGAACCTGATAAGCGAGTGGGTCGCCTCACGCTACCGGGAGGTGTATCGCTGA
- the pstA gene encoding phosphate ABC transporter permease PstA: MAVETESEGTAFGEVSRWKDVVFEYVTLAATLLGIVTLGVLLAYVTVDAVGWLDLQFLTSPPHPLPEEAGLFPALVGSILLMVLIALITFPLGVGAAIYLEEYASDNALTRFIQLNIANLAGVPSVVYGLLGLGLFVQLVNFGYGTLLVAGFTVSLLILPIVIISAQEAIRSVPDSLRQASYGMGATKRQTIRNVVLPRSLPGIMTGTILALGRAIGETAPLIMIGVPTTVFGVPTGLFAKFSAMPMQIYTWSSYPDTAFQYGVVSAGVVTLLVVLLSVNSIAILIRNKYQTENST, from the coding sequence ATGGCGGTCGAAACCGAATCCGAGGGGACGGCGTTCGGCGAGGTCAGCCGATGGAAGGACGTCGTCTTCGAGTACGTCACGCTCGCGGCGACGCTGTTGGGCATCGTCACGCTCGGGGTGTTGCTCGCCTACGTCACCGTCGACGCCGTCGGCTGGCTCGACCTCCAGTTCCTCACGAGCCCGCCTCACCCGCTTCCCGAGGAGGCAGGACTCTTCCCGGCGCTCGTCGGCTCGATCCTCCTGATGGTGCTCATCGCGCTCATCACGTTTCCGCTCGGGGTCGGTGCGGCGATCTATCTCGAGGAGTACGCCTCGGACAACGCTCTGACGCGGTTCATCCAGCTCAACATCGCGAACCTCGCGGGCGTTCCCTCCGTGGTCTACGGGCTGTTGGGCCTCGGGCTGTTCGTCCAGCTCGTCAACTTCGGCTACGGGACGCTGTTGGTCGCCGGCTTCACCGTCTCGCTGCTGATCCTGCCGATCGTCATCATCTCCGCACAGGAAGCGATCCGGTCGGTGCCCGACTCCCTTCGACAGGCCTCCTACGGGATGGGCGCGACCAAACGACAGACGATCCGGAACGTCGTTCTGCCGCGATCGTTGCCCGGCATCATGACCGGGACGATCCTCGCGCTCGGGCGAGCGATCGGCGAGACAGCACCGCTGATCATGATCGGCGTGCCGACGACCGTCTTCGGCGTGCCGACCGGGCTGTTCGCGAAGTTCAGCGCGATGCCGATGCAGATCTACACCTGGTCGAGCTATCCCGATACGGCCTTCCAGTACGGCGTCGTCTCGGCGGGCGTCGTGACGCTGCTGGTGGTGCTGCTCTCGGTGAACTCGATCGCGATACTCATCCGCAACAAGTATCAGACGGAGAACTCAACATGA
- the pstB gene encoding phosphate ABC transporter ATP-binding protein PstB, whose product MTQENMTTPEPDEGYESIASTNPGTGGISEERTRPTDDSGSSAARTVIESRDLDVYYGSDQALDSIDIEIPGREVTAIIGPSGCGKSTFLRCINRMNDLVESARVEGELLFEGKNVYDEDVDPVALRRKIGMVFQKPNPFPKSIRENVTYGLKVQGKEATDENVEQALKRAALWDEVKDKLDSSGLDLSGGQQQRLCIARAIAPDPEVLLMDEPASALDPVATSQIEDLIEELAEDYTVVIVTHNMQQAARISHKTAVFLTGGELVEFGETNRIFENPDHQRVEDYITGKFG is encoded by the coding sequence ATGACACAGGAGAACATGACGACGCCAGAACCGGACGAGGGCTACGAATCGATCGCGTCGACGAATCCGGGCACTGGCGGCATCTCGGAGGAACGAACGCGACCGACCGACGATTCCGGCTCGTCGGCCGCACGAACCGTCATCGAGAGCCGTGACCTCGACGTCTACTACGGCTCCGACCAGGCGCTCGACTCGATCGACATCGAGATCCCCGGACGGGAGGTGACGGCGATCATCGGCCCGTCGGGCTGTGGGAAGTCCACGTTCCTCCGATGTATCAACCGCATGAACGACCTCGTCGAGAGCGCCCGCGTCGAGGGCGAACTGCTGTTCGAGGGCAAGAACGTCTACGACGAGGACGTCGACCCGGTCGCGCTCCGGCGCAAGATCGGGATGGTGTTCCAGAAGCCCAACCCGTTCCCGAAGTCGATCCGCGAGAACGTCACGTACGGGCTGAAGGTCCAGGGCAAGGAGGCCACCGACGAGAACGTCGAGCAGGCGCTCAAACGTGCGGCGCTGTGGGACGAGGTGAAGGACAAGCTCGACTCCTCGGGACTGGACCTCTCGGGCGGCCAGCAACAACGCCTCTGTATCGCGCGGGCCATCGCGCCCGATCCCGAAGTCCTGCTGATGGACGAGCCCGCCAGCGCGCTCGACCCCGTCGCCACCTCCCAGATCGAGGACCTGATCGAGGAGCTCGCCGAAGACTACACCGTGGTGATCGTCACCCACAACATGCAGCAGGCCGCTCGAATCTCGCATAAGACTGCCGTGTTCCTCACCGGCGGCGAGCTCGTGGAGTTCGGCGAGACCAACAGGATCTTCGAGAACCCCGACCACCAGCGGGTCGAAGACTACATCACCGGTAAGTTCGGCTAA
- the phoU gene encoding phosphate signaling complex protein PhoU has product MARKSYQQKLDELRQDVLYMGEVVQERLRMGLAALESKDEVLAEEVITRDAEVNEMYLELERNCTDLIALQQPVAGDLRFIAASFKIITDLERIADLATNLGKYSKQATRDLYPDVDVQGIGAITLEMIEDAMAAYAAEDVESCYAIAERDDDVDERCERASEVVVRDLIETEIGDGTDESEIEAMLQDVSRLLLTVRDLERVGDHAVNISARTLYMVENDDELLF; this is encoded by the coding sequence ATGGCACGCAAAAGCTACCAGCAGAAGCTCGACGAGCTGCGCCAGGACGTCCTCTACATGGGCGAGGTCGTCCAGGAGCGCCTGCGGATGGGGCTGGCGGCGCTCGAATCCAAGGACGAGGTGCTCGCGGAGGAGGTGATCACCCGCGACGCCGAAGTGAACGAGATGTACCTCGAACTCGAGCGCAACTGTACCGACCTGATCGCGCTCCAGCAGCCCGTCGCGGGCGACCTGCGCTTCATCGCCGCGTCGTTCAAGATCATCACCGACCTCGAGCGGATCGCCGACCTCGCGACCAACCTCGGGAAGTACAGCAAGCAGGCCACCCGCGACCTCTATCCCGACGTCGACGTCCAGGGGATCGGCGCGATCACCCTCGAGATGATCGAGGACGCGATGGCCGCCTACGCCGCGGAGGACGTCGAGTCCTGTTATGCGATCGCCGAACGCGACGACGACGTCGACGAGCGCTGCGAGCGTGCAAGCGAGGTCGTCGTCCGCGACCTGATCGAGACGGAGATCGGCGACGGCACCGACGAGAGCGAGATCGAGGCCATGCTCCAGGACGTCTCGAGGCTCCTGCTCACGGTTCGCGACCTCGAGCGCGTCGGCGACCACGCCGTCAACATCAGCGCGCGGACGCTCTACATGGTCGAGAACGACGACGAACTCCTTTTCTAG
- a CDS encoding cation:proton antiporter regulatory subunit codes for MVILVGAAFVLIALARSTWFDRLLTPAIKRVLDRTASFELRDYTRLLNLHRDYHVADLAVSEDSWLAGESLGELQLRSEEGVVILGIQRGDGTYVGAPAAEDEITAGDTVIAYGREERLRELVDRSADDQQAHEDAKDDHRRLLALERRLDPERDPV; via the coding sequence TTGGTCATCCTCGTCGGGGCAGCGTTCGTCCTGATCGCCCTCGCGCGGAGCACCTGGTTCGACCGGCTGCTCACGCCGGCGATCAAACGCGTGCTCGATCGCACCGCCTCGTTCGAACTCCGGGACTACACCCGGCTGCTCAACCTCCATCGCGACTACCACGTCGCCGATCTGGCGGTGAGCGAGGATAGCTGGCTGGCCGGCGAGAGCCTCGGAGAGCTCCAGTTGCGCTCCGAGGAGGGCGTGGTGATCCTCGGCATCCAGCGGGGAGACGGCACGTACGTCGGCGCGCCGGCGGCCGAGGACGAGATCACCGCCGGCGACACGGTGATCGCGTACGGACGCGAGGAGCGCCTCCGGGAGCTCGTCGATCGTTCGGCCGACGATCAGCAGGCCCACGAGGACGCGAAGGACGACCATCGGAGGCTGCTCGCGCTCGAACGACGCCTCGATCCGGAACGCGACCCCGTCTGA